A window from Thermomonas aquatica encodes these proteins:
- the sbcB gene encoding exodeoxyribonuclease I, producing the protein MSASFLFYDLETFGADPRRSRIAQFAAIRTDEALNEIDAPISFFVQPADDLLPSPVATLITGIAPQDALRDGVNEAAAFARIVEEMARPETCSAGYNSIRFDDEFVRYGLYRNFHDAYEREWKAGNSRWDVLDALRLMHALRPEGIAWRQREDGGGTSFKLEHLAEDNGLRIGDAHEALSDVRATIGIARLFRQHQPRLWDYALRLRNKRYAASLLDTTDMTPLLHVSQRYPASRLCAAPVIPLARHPQIDARVIVLDLDSEPDALLDLDADAIAERLYIRQADLPEGEARVPLKEVHTNKCPALVAWEHLREADFAWLGIDPDAVQRRAARVRAAGPAIAEKVRRVFARERPADSVDVDAALYDGFIGDGDKRLFAQVRGTPPHLLAKAQYAFRDERLPELLFRYRARNWPDSLLPAERERWNAYRRERLDIDSGLSECTFARLRDEIAQLRPVHAGAGDKQVLLDRLLAWADRIDAGLR; encoded by the coding sequence GACGCGCCGATCTCGTTCTTCGTGCAGCCGGCCGACGACCTGCTGCCCTCGCCCGTCGCCACCCTGATCACCGGGATCGCCCCGCAGGACGCACTGCGCGATGGCGTCAACGAAGCCGCCGCGTTCGCCCGCATCGTCGAGGAGATGGCGCGACCGGAGACCTGCAGCGCCGGCTACAACTCGATCCGCTTCGACGACGAATTCGTCCGTTACGGCCTGTACCGCAACTTCCACGATGCCTACGAACGCGAATGGAAAGCCGGCAATTCGCGCTGGGACGTGCTGGATGCGTTGCGGCTGATGCATGCGCTGCGCCCCGAAGGCATCGCCTGGCGGCAGCGCGAGGACGGCGGCGGCACCAGCTTCAAGCTTGAACACCTCGCCGAGGACAACGGCCTGCGCATCGGCGACGCGCACGAAGCCTTGAGCGACGTGCGCGCGACCATCGGCATCGCCCGCCTGTTCCGCCAGCACCAGCCGCGGCTGTGGGACTACGCGCTGCGCCTGCGCAACAAGCGCTATGCCGCGTCGCTGCTCGACACCACCGACATGACCCCGCTGCTGCATGTGTCGCAGCGCTATCCCGCCTCGCGCCTGTGCGCCGCGCCGGTGATCCCGCTGGCGCGGCATCCGCAGATCGATGCGCGGGTGATCGTGCTCGACCTCGACAGCGAACCGGACGCCCTGCTCGACCTCGATGCCGACGCCATCGCCGAACGCCTGTACATCCGACAGGCCGACCTGCCGGAAGGCGAAGCGCGGGTGCCGCTGAAGGAAGTGCATACCAACAAATGCCCGGCGCTGGTCGCCTGGGAGCACCTGCGCGAGGCGGATTTCGCCTGGCTCGGCATCGATCCCGACGCCGTCCAGCGCCGCGCGGCGCGCGTCCGTGCCGCCGGCCCGGCGATTGCCGAAAAGGTGCGCCGCGTGTTCGCCCGCGAACGCCCGGCCGACAGCGTGGACGTCGATGCGGCCTTGTACGACGGCTTCATCGGCGATGGCGACAAGCGCCTGTTCGCGCAGGTGCGCGGCACGCCGCCGCACCTGCTGGCGAAGGCGCAGTACGCCTTCCGCGACGAACGCCTGCCGGAACTGCTGTTCCGCTATCGCGCGCGCAACTGGCCGGACAGCCTGTTGCCGGCCGAACGCGAACGCTGGAACGCGTATCGCCGCGAGCGGTTGGACATCGACAGCGGCCTGTCCGAATGCACCTTTGCCCGGTTGCGCGATGAGATCGCGCAGCTGCGGCCAGTCCATGCCGGCGCTGGCGACAAGCAGGTGCTGCTCGATCGCTTGCTCGCCTGGGCGGACCGCATCGACGCCGGCTTGCGCTGA
- a CDS encoding DUF2939 domain-containing protein has protein sequence MNRKAKWLLASLAVVLLALLAFVAAGPWLAINGIRNVIAAGAYGELWRFVDFARLRESIAPQVQARIAEGIVDRVGHGQTAEAIGGVTALISEPAIDAMVSPVGVATLLHGSALARRIAGEKDADGKVRAADPLKDAKTGYESLSLFTATVQNDEGKPVVFEFSRSGMTWKLTGIRLPD, from the coding sequence ATGAACAGGAAAGCGAAATGGCTGCTGGCCAGCCTGGCGGTCGTGCTGCTGGCGCTGCTGGCCTTCGTCGCCGCCGGCCCGTGGCTGGCGATCAACGGCATCCGCAACGTGATCGCCGCCGGCGCATATGGCGAACTGTGGCGCTTCGTCGATTTCGCAAGGTTGCGGGAAAGCATCGCGCCGCAGGTCCAGGCGCGGATCGCGGAGGGCATCGTCGACCGCGTCGGGCACGGGCAGACCGCGGAAGCGATCGGCGGCGTCACCGCCCTGATTTCGGAACCTGCGATCGATGCGATGGTGTCCCCGGTCGGCGTCGCCACCCTGCTGCACGGGAGCGCGCTGGCCCGCCGGATCGCGGGCGAGAAGGACGCCGACGGCAAGGTGCGTGCGGCCGATCCGCTGAAGGATGCGAAGACCGGCTACGAGTCGCTGTCCTTGTTCACCGCGACCGTGCAGAACGACGAAGGCAAGCCCGTCGTGTTCGAATTCAGCCGCAGCGGGATGACCTGGAAGCTGACCGGCATCCGGCTTCCCGACTAG
- a CDS encoding 5'-nucleotidase → MPEPVATLTVAITARALFHLEDSHGLFEAKGVKAYADYQRAREDDLLDPGIAFPLVRKLLALNATAPAQAPRVEVILLSRNSSDTGLRIFNSIQHFGLDIRRATFTSGAPVWPYIKPFGTQLFLSANPESVRRALEAGIAAATILPAKASESEHDQLRIAFDGDAVIFGDESERVSREHGVEAFGRHERERAREPLSGGPFRGFLSALHDLQAAFPAGDGAPIRTALVTARSAPAHERVIRTLREWEVRLDEALFLGGRDKGPFLEAFGADIFFDDSPHNIDSARRHVAAGHVPHGVAND, encoded by the coding sequence ATGCCCGAGCCCGTCGCCACCCTGACCGTCGCGATCACCGCGCGCGCGTTGTTCCACCTCGAGGACAGCCACGGCCTGTTCGAGGCCAAGGGCGTCAAGGCGTATGCCGACTACCAGCGCGCGCGCGAGGACGACCTGCTGGACCCCGGCATCGCCTTCCCGCTGGTGCGCAAGCTGCTGGCCTTGAACGCGACCGCCCCGGCGCAGGCGCCGCGCGTCGAGGTCATCCTGCTGTCGCGCAATTCGTCCGACACCGGCCTGCGCATCTTCAACTCGATCCAGCATTTCGGCCTCGACATCCGCCGCGCCACCTTCACCTCGGGCGCGCCGGTGTGGCCCTACATCAAGCCGTTCGGCACCCAGCTGTTCCTGTCGGCGAACCCGGAATCGGTGCGGCGGGCGCTGGAAGCGGGGATCGCCGCCGCCACCATCCTGCCGGCCAAGGCCAGCGAATCGGAGCACGACCAGTTGCGCATCGCATTCGACGGCGACGCGGTGATCTTCGGCGACGAAAGCGAACGCGTCTCGCGCGAGCACGGGGTGGAGGCGTTCGGCCGCCATGAGCGCGAGCGCGCCCGCGAGCCCTTGTCCGGCGGGCCGTTCCGCGGCTTCCTGTCCGCCCTGCACGACCTCCAGGCCGCGTTCCCGGCCGGCGACGGCGCGCCGATCCGCACCGCGCTGGTGACCGCGCGCTCCGCGCCGGCGCACGAACGCGTGATCCGCACCCTGCGCGAATGGGAGGTGCGCCTGGACGAGGCGCTGTTCCTCGGCGGCCGCGACAAGGGCCCGTTCCTGGAAGCCTTCGGCGCCGACATCTTCTTCGACGATTCGCCGCACAACATCGATTCGGCGCGCCGCCATGTCGCCGCCGGACATGTGCCGCACGGTGTCGCCAACGATTGA
- a CDS encoding NAD kinase: MSMPRLALLASPTDDAQAALQALTAIHGSHAPQEADVLVALGGDGFMLQTLHRHGALGKPVYGMKLGTVGFLMNHHRGDDLQQRIATAEPAVLHPLEMLAQTESGATVGSLAYNEVSLLRQTRQAAHVGIELNGQLRLDELICDGVMVATPAGSTAYNFSASGPILPLGANVMALTPIAPFRPRRWRGAVLKSGTEVRFRVLDPHKRPVSATADSHEVRDVTEVLVREQRERSVTLLFDPEHNLEERILAEQFTS; the protein is encoded by the coding sequence ATGAGCATGCCCCGACTCGCATTGCTGGCCAGTCCCACTGACGACGCGCAGGCCGCGCTGCAGGCGTTGACCGCCATCCACGGCTCCCACGCGCCGCAGGAGGCCGACGTGCTGGTCGCGCTGGGCGGCGACGGCTTCATGCTGCAGACCCTGCATCGGCACGGCGCGCTCGGCAAGCCGGTGTACGGGATGAAGCTGGGCACGGTCGGCTTCCTGATGAACCATCACCGCGGCGACGACCTGCAGCAGCGGATCGCGACCGCCGAGCCCGCCGTGCTGCATCCGCTGGAAATGCTGGCGCAGACCGAATCCGGCGCGACCGTCGGCTCGCTGGCCTACAACGAGGTCTCCTTGCTGCGCCAGACCAGGCAGGCCGCGCACGTCGGCATCGAACTCAACGGCCAGCTGCGGCTGGACGAACTGATCTGCGACGGGGTGATGGTCGCCACCCCGGCCGGCAGCACCGCCTACAACTTCTCCGCCAGCGGCCCGATCCTGCCGCTAGGCGCGAACGTGATGGCGCTGACCCCGATCGCGCCGTTCCGCCCGCGGCGCTGGCGCGGTGCGGTGCTGAAGTCCGGTACCGAAGTGCGCTTCCGCGTGCTCGACCCGCACAAGCGCCCGGTCAGCGCCACCGCCGACTCGCACGAGGTGCGCGACGTCACCGAGGTGCTGGTGCGCGAACAGCGCGAACGCAGCGTGACCCTGCTGTTCGATCCCGAGCACAACCTCGAGGAGCGCATCCTCGCCGAGCAGTTCACCTCCTGA
- a CDS encoding NAD-glutamate dehydrogenase gives MTIKTDSSDSASIKPILAALAKRVPKARLAEAQAFATAFYRRMSGDEFAQHAADGWAELAADMLEFARARKRGKANVRLFNPAMKEDGWESPHTVVQVVNDDMPFLVDSVTMALAEQGIGVHVLGHPVMSIARDKAGKLTAVGEGALESFIHLEVDRQPQAAMAAIKAAIDKVLDDVRSIVVDWDPMHAKMLEVADGLAERRMPVSEEGKREAQEFLRWAANDHFTFLGYREYKVVRQGKDEVLAADEGSGLGLLRGKDAGKPRALKSLAAHYMPQSGSVDALILTKTNARATVHRPGYMDYIGVLSFDKAGKPVAEQRFLGLYTSSAYHRRPWDIPLVRERHEYVMRQSGLNPTSHSGKALRHILETLPRDELFQSNEEELFRTGMGILGLQERVRSKLFLRRDRYGRYFSALVYVPRDRMNTQLRNRIEDMLKQALNGEHVDTNVQIGESPLAQMHMIVRPKAGDAVEVDQASLEEKLAEIVRDWRDELREQLVARHGEETGLKLANRFGRALPAGYIEEVSPAIAASDVDHLAALAGPDDLRLSLYRSRRKDGGLRFKLYRQLDDIPLSDALPMMENMGLRVISEHPYKVDAADGVSYIQDFEVESLQGELDVDVLDENFEEAFARLWRGDAENDGFNRLILAAGMSWKQVAMLRSYCKYLLQVGVPFSQSYVEATLARYPLLSRLLVELFEARFDPCTGKESDAEIKRGMGRLGAQLKALAGTDEAALAALQPVVGARSGKREQQVEATRNALLGLMDRVSSLDEDRILRSFIGVIDATLRTSYYIDRKDGLRKDGGPADYVSYKLDSSRVPDLPKPRPYREIWVCGPRVEGVHLRFGPVARGGLRWSDRREDFRTEVLGLVKAQMVKNTVIVPVGSKGGFFCKQLPDPAANRDAWFNEGVACYKRFINGLLDITDNLSPDGKVLPPAGVVRHDGDDPYLVVAADKGTATFSDIANGIAQAHGFWLDDAFASGGSVGYDHKGMGITARGAWESVKRHFRAMGRDSQKQDFTCTGIGDMSGDVFGNGMLLSKHIRLVAAFDHRHIFIDPNPDAAATFKERARMFKLARSSWEDYDKALISKGGGVWPRSAKSIPLSAEAKAALGIETDAASMSPMELMSAILKAPVDLLWNGGIGTYVKSSRENNADVGDRANNGLRVDGSQLRCKVVGEGGNLGLTQLGRIEAAQHGVLLNTDFIDNSAGVDTSDHEVNIKILLNGEVQKKKLSLPERNKLLASMTNEVADLVLNDNYRQNQAISLMERMSVSRLGSKQHFIRTLEAQGLLDRQIEYLPSDAEIAERKARGLGLTRPELAVLLSYSKLVAFQQLLDSDVPEDPYLSKELERYFPQPLQAKYAKAMQQHRLKREIIATAVTNSTINRMGATFLLRMQEDSGRSPGEVAKAFTITRETLDARELWAKIDALDGKVAESVQIDALQVIWNLQRTFTRWLLSRAGDIPDIATAVARYHDGFRDIRAGEGILPSAQRPAYEASLRNWRAHGVPQELAAQLAALPYLEPCADIIEVARERKLKPVDVAKVHFRIGDALNLPWLQEQIDALPVEGRWHAVARGVLREELATQQRALVQQVLARPGANADAKVKSWLERDDAALRFTLSMLNELAAQKTLDYPTASVAVQRLAQLASRS, from the coding sequence ATGACCATCAAAACCGACAGCAGCGATTCCGCTTCCATCAAACCGATCTTGGCCGCATTGGCCAAGCGCGTGCCCAAGGCCAGGCTGGCCGAGGCGCAGGCGTTCGCCACCGCCTTCTACCGCCGCATGAGCGGCGACGAGTTCGCCCAGCACGCGGCCGATGGCTGGGCCGAACTGGCCGCGGACATGCTGGAATTCGCCCGCGCGCGCAAGCGCGGCAAGGCCAATGTCCGCCTGTTCAACCCGGCGATGAAGGAAGACGGCTGGGAATCGCCGCATACCGTGGTGCAGGTGGTCAACGACGACATGCCGTTCCTGGTCGATTCGGTGACCATGGCGCTGGCCGAGCAGGGCATCGGCGTGCACGTGCTGGGCCACCCGGTGATGTCGATCGCGCGCGACAAGGCCGGCAAGCTGACGGCGGTGGGCGAGGGCGCGCTGGAATCGTTCATCCACCTGGAGGTGGACCGCCAGCCGCAGGCGGCGATGGCGGCGATCAAGGCGGCCATCGACAAGGTGCTCGACGACGTGCGCTCGATCGTGGTCGACTGGGATCCGATGCACGCGAAGATGCTGGAAGTCGCGGACGGCCTGGCCGAACGCCGCATGCCGGTGTCGGAGGAAGGCAAGCGCGAGGCGCAGGAGTTCCTGCGCTGGGCGGCGAACGACCACTTCACCTTCCTCGGCTACCGCGAATACAAGGTGGTCAGGCAAGGCAAGGACGAAGTGCTCGCCGCCGACGAAGGCAGCGGCCTCGGCCTGCTGCGCGGCAAGGACGCAGGCAAGCCGCGGGCCTTGAAGTCGCTGGCGGCGCACTACATGCCGCAAAGCGGGTCGGTGGATGCGTTGATCCTGACCAAGACCAATGCGCGCGCCACCGTGCACCGCCCGGGCTACATGGACTACATCGGCGTGCTCAGCTTCGACAAGGCCGGCAAGCCGGTCGCCGAGCAGCGCTTCCTCGGGCTGTACACCTCCAGCGCCTACCACCGCCGCCCCTGGGACATCCCGCTGGTGCGCGAACGCCACGAATACGTGATGCGCCAGTCGGGGCTCAACCCGACCAGCCACAGCGGCAAGGCGCTGCGCCACATCCTGGAAACCCTGCCGCGCGACGAGCTGTTCCAGTCGAACGAAGAGGAGCTGTTCCGCACCGGCATGGGCATCCTCGGCCTGCAGGAACGCGTGCGCAGCAAGCTGTTCCTGCGCCGCGACCGCTACGGCCGCTACTTCTCGGCGCTGGTGTACGTGCCGCGCGACCGCATGAACACCCAGCTGCGCAACCGCATCGAGGACATGCTCAAGCAGGCGCTGAACGGCGAGCACGTCGACACCAATGTGCAGATCGGCGAATCGCCGCTGGCGCAGATGCACATGATCGTGCGTCCCAAGGCCGGCGATGCGGTCGAGGTCGACCAGGCCTCGCTGGAGGAAAAACTCGCCGAGATCGTCCGCGACTGGCGCGACGAACTGCGCGAGCAGCTGGTCGCGCGCCATGGCGAAGAAACCGGGCTGAAGCTGGCCAACCGCTTCGGCCGCGCGCTGCCGGCCGGCTACATCGAGGAAGTCAGCCCGGCGATCGCGGCGTCCGACGTCGACCACCTGGCCGCGCTCGCCGGCCCGGACGACCTGCGGCTGTCGCTGTACCGCTCGCGCCGCAAGGACGGCGGCCTGCGCTTCAAGCTGTACCGCCAGCTGGACGACATCCCGCTGTCCGATGCGCTGCCGATGATGGAGAACATGGGCCTGCGGGTGATCTCCGAGCATCCGTACAAGGTCGATGCCGCGGATGGCGTGTCCTACATCCAGGACTTCGAGGTGGAATCGCTGCAGGGCGAGCTCGACGTCGACGTGCTCGACGAGAATTTCGAGGAAGCCTTCGCCCGCCTGTGGCGCGGCGACGCCGAGAACGACGGCTTCAACCGCCTGATCCTGGCCGCCGGCATGTCGTGGAAGCAGGTCGCGATGCTGCGCAGCTACTGCAAGTACCTGCTGCAGGTCGGGGTGCCGTTCTCGCAGAGCTACGTGGAAGCCACGCTGGCGCGCTATCCGCTGCTGTCGCGGCTGCTGGTGGAACTGTTCGAGGCCCGCTTCGATCCCTGCACCGGCAAGGAAAGCGATGCCGAGATCAAGCGCGGCATGGGCCGTCTGGGCGCGCAGCTGAAGGCGCTCGCAGGCACCGACGAAGCCGCGCTGGCGGCGCTGCAGCCGGTGGTCGGCGCGCGCAGCGGCAAGCGCGAACAGCAGGTGGAAGCGACCCGCAACGCCCTGCTCGGCCTGATGGACCGCGTTTCCAGCCTGGACGAGGACCGCATCCTGCGCAGCTTCATCGGCGTGATCGACGCCACCCTGCGCACCAGTTACTACATCGACCGCAAGGACGGCCTGCGCAAGGACGGTGGCCCGGCCGACTACGTCAGCTACAAGCTCGACTCGTCGCGGGTGCCGGACCTGCCGAAGCCGCGCCCGTACCGCGAGATCTGGGTGTGCGGCCCGCGCGTGGAGGGCGTGCACCTGCGCTTCGGCCCGGTCGCGCGCGGCGGGTTGCGCTGGTCCGACCGCCGCGAGGACTTCCGCACCGAGGTGCTGGGCCTGGTCAAGGCGCAGATGGTGAAGAACACGGTGATCGTGCCGGTCGGTTCCAAGGGCGGCTTCTTCTGCAAGCAGCTGCCGGACCCGGCGGCAAACCGCGACGCCTGGTTCAACGAGGGCGTGGCCTGCTACAAGCGCTTCATCAATGGCCTGCTCGACATCACCGACAACCTGTCGCCCGACGGCAAGGTGCTGCCGCCGGCCGGCGTGGTCCGCCACGACGGCGACGACCCGTACCTGGTGGTCGCCGCCGACAAGGGCACCGCGACCTTCTCCGACATCGCCAACGGGATCGCCCAGGCGCACGGCTTCTGGCTGGACGATGCGTTCGCCTCCGGCGGTTCGGTCGGCTACGACCACAAGGGCATGGGCATCACCGCGCGCGGCGCCTGGGAATCGGTCAAGCGCCATTTCCGCGCGATGGGCCGCGACTCGCAGAAGCAGGACTTCACCTGCACCGGCATCGGCGACATGTCCGGCGACGTGTTCGGCAACGGCATGCTGCTGAGCAAGCACATCCGCCTGGTGGCCGCGTTCGACCACCGCCACATCTTCATCGACCCGAACCCGGATGCCGCCGCCACCTTCAAGGAGCGCGCGCGCATGTTCAAGCTGGCGCGCTCGAGCTGGGAGGACTACGACAAGGCGCTGATCAGCAAGGGCGGCGGCGTGTGGCCGCGCAGCGCGAAGTCGATCCCGCTGTCGGCGGAGGCGAAGGCCGCGCTCGGCATCGAAACCGATGCCGCCTCGATGAGCCCGATGGAACTGATGAGCGCCATCCTCAAGGCGCCGGTCGACCTGCTGTGGAACGGCGGCATCGGCACCTACGTGAAGTCCAGCCGCGAGAACAACGCCGACGTCGGCGACCGCGCCAACAACGGCCTGCGCGTCGACGGCAGCCAGCTGCGCTGCAAGGTGGTGGGCGAGGGCGGCAACCTCGGCCTGACCCAGCTCGGCCGGATCGAGGCGGCGCAGCACGGCGTGCTGCTCAACACCGACTTCATCGACAACTCGGCCGGCGTGGACACCTCCGACCACGAGGTGAACATCAAGATCCTGCTCAACGGCGAGGTGCAGAAGAAGAAGCTGAGCCTGCCCGAGCGCAACAAGCTGCTGGCGTCGATGACCAACGAGGTCGCCGACCTGGTGCTCAACGACAACTACCGGCAGAACCAGGCGATCAGCCTGATGGAGCGGATGAGCGTGTCGCGGCTGGGCTCCAAGCAGCACTTCATCCGCACGCTGGAAGCGCAGGGCCTGCTCGACCGGCAGATCGAATACCTGCCCTCCGACGCCGAGATCGCCGAGCGCAAGGCGCGCGGCCTGGGGCTGACCCGCCCGGAACTGGCGGTGCTGCTGTCGTACTCCAAGCTGGTCGCGTTCCAGCAGCTGCTGGATTCCGACGTGCCGGAAGACCCGTACCTGAGCAAGGAGCTGGAGCGCTACTTCCCGCAGCCGCTGCAGGCGAAGTACGCCAAGGCGATGCAGCAGCACCGGCTGAAGCGCGAAATCATCGCCACCGCGGTGACCAACTCGACCATCAACCGGATGGGCGCGACCTTCCTGCTGCGCATGCAGGAAGACAGCGGGCGCAGCCCGGGCGAGGTCGCCAAGGCCTTCACCATCACCCGCGAGACCCTGGATGCGCGCGAGCTGTGGGCGAAGATCGACGCGCTCGACGGCAAGGTCGCCGAGTCGGTGCAGATCGACGCGCTGCAGGTGATCTGGAACCTGCAGAGGACGTTCACGCGCTGGCTGCTGTCGCGCGCCGGCGACATCCCGGACATCGCCACCGCGGTGGCGCGCTACCACGACGGCTTCCGCGACATCCGCGCCGGCGAAGGCATCCTGCCGTCCGCGCAACGCCCGGCCTACGAGGCCAGCCTGCGCAACTGGCGCGCGCATGGCGTGCCGCAGGAACTGGCGGCCCAGCTCGCGGCGCTGCCGTACCTGGAGCCGTGCGCGGACATCATCGAGGTCGCGCGCGAGCGCAAGCTGAAGCCGGTGGACGTGGCCAAGGTGCACTTCCGCATCGGCGATGCGCTCAACCTGCCGTGGTTGCAGGAACAGATCGACGCCTTGCCGGTGGAAGGCCGTTGGCATGCGGTGGCGCGCGGCGTGCTGCGCGAAGAACTGGCCACCCAGCAGCGTGCGCTGGTGCAGCAGGTGCTGGCGCGGCCCGGCGCCAATGCCGACGCCAAGGTCAAGAGCTGGCTGGAGCGCGACGACGCCGCGCTGCGGTTCACCCTGTCGATGCTCAACGAGCTCGCCGCGCAGAAGACGCTCGACTACCCGACCGCCTCGGTCGCGGTGCAGCGCCTCGCGCAGTTGGCCTCGCGCAGCTGA
- a CDS encoding acyl-CoA dehydrogenase family protein, with translation MAILCNRAETAVDFGFTEEQLMIQDVARRIAQEKIAPSAEHHDRTGEFPLDNIRTLGENGLMGIEVPAEYGGAGMDPISYVLAMVEIAAADAAHSTIVSVNNSLFCNGILKFGTEAQKQLYVRAIAEGREIGAFALTEPQSGSDATAMRCKATKQADGSFVINGKKSWITSGPVAKYFVLFAMTDPDKGARGITAFLIDGTRAGFHRGKTEPKLGIRASATCEIEFTDYVVQPDEVLGEEGHGFKIAMSVLDAGRIGIASQAIGIARAAYEATLAYVKERKAFGQPIGSFQMTQAKIADMKCKLDAALLLTLRAAWQKGRFEAGGAKFSTEAAVAKLTASEAAMWITHQALQIHGGMGYSKEMPIERYFRDAKITEIYEGTSEIQRLVIARNETGLR, from the coding sequence ATTGCAATCCTTTGCAATCGAGCGGAGACCGCCGTGGATTTTGGGTTCACCGAAGAGCAGCTGATGATCCAGGACGTGGCCCGGCGCATCGCGCAGGAGAAGATCGCGCCCAGCGCGGAACACCACGACCGGACCGGCGAATTCCCGCTGGACAACATCCGCACCCTCGGCGAGAACGGCCTGATGGGCATCGAGGTGCCGGCCGAGTACGGCGGCGCCGGCATGGACCCGATCAGCTACGTGCTGGCGATGGTCGAGATCGCCGCCGCCGACGCCGCCCACAGCACCATCGTGTCGGTCAACAACTCGCTGTTCTGCAACGGCATCCTCAAGTTCGGCACCGAGGCGCAGAAGCAGCTGTACGTGCGCGCCATCGCCGAAGGCCGCGAGATCGGCGCGTTCGCGCTGACCGAGCCGCAGTCCGGCTCCGATGCCACCGCGATGCGCTGCAAGGCGACCAAGCAGGCCGACGGCAGCTTCGTGATCAACGGCAAGAAGAGCTGGATCACCTCCGGCCCGGTCGCCAAGTATTTCGTGCTGTTCGCGATGACCGACCCCGACAAGGGCGCGCGCGGCATCACCGCGTTCCTGATCGATGGCACCCGCGCCGGCTTCCATCGCGGCAAGACCGAACCCAAGCTCGGCATCCGCGCCTCGGCGACCTGCGAGATCGAATTCACCGACTACGTGGTGCAGCCCGATGAAGTGCTGGGCGAGGAAGGCCACGGCTTCAAGATCGCGATGAGCGTGCTGGATGCCGGCCGCATCGGCATCGCCTCGCAGGCGATCGGCATCGCCCGCGCCGCGTACGAAGCCACCCTGGCCTACGTCAAGGAACGCAAGGCCTTCGGCCAGCCGATCGGCAGCTTCCAGATGACCCAGGCCAAGATCGCCGACATGAAGTGCAAGCTGGACGCGGCGCTGCTGCTGACCCTGCGCGCGGCCTGGCAGAAGGGCCGTTTCGAGGCCGGCGGCGCCAAGTTCTCCACCGAGGCCGCGGTCGCCAAGCTCACCGCCTCCGAGGCGGCGATGTGGATCACCCACCAGGCGCTGCAGATCCACGGCGGCATGGGCTATTCCAAGGAAATGCCGATCGAGCGCTATTTCCGCGACGCCAAGATCACCGAAATCTACGAAGGCACCAGCGAGATCCAGCGCCTGGTGATCGCCCGCAACGAAACCGGCCTGCGCTGA
- a CDS encoding ArsR/SmtB family transcription factor, protein MDLEGWSSRLKVFADATRVRLLALLEGEELTVAELSAITQLAQPRVSTHLAKLKEAGIVRDRRAGVSAYYRFDDAALDPAQRALWQSISAGSDDPLLRQDAERVPAVLAMRAADQNWADSVAGDMERHYSPGRTWEALARTALPLLSPGDVLDIASGDGVLAELLAPHAHRYVCIDSSQRVVAAASERLRRFANVDVREGDMHALPFKDGSFDLVVLMHALTYADKPAQAVAEAARVLRKGGRLLLSSLAKHEHRSAVEAYGHQNLGFSEKELRKFADKAGLTIASSETVTREKRPPHFEVISLIGIKP, encoded by the coding sequence ATGGATCTGGAAGGCTGGTCGTCCCGGCTGAAGGTGTTCGCGGACGCCACCCGCGTGCGCCTGCTCGCCCTGCTCGAGGGCGAGGAACTCACCGTGGCCGAGTTGTCCGCGATCACCCAGCTCGCGCAGCCGCGCGTCTCGACGCATCTGGCCAAGCTGAAGGAAGCCGGCATCGTCCGCGACCGCCGCGCCGGGGTGTCCGCCTATTACCGTTTCGACGATGCCGCGCTGGACCCCGCGCAGCGCGCCCTGTGGCAGTCGATCAGCGCCGGCAGCGACGACCCGCTGCTGCGCCAGGATGCCGAGCGCGTGCCGGCGGTGCTGGCGATGCGCGCCGCCGACCAGAATTGGGCCGACAGCGTGGCCGGCGACATGGAACGCCATTACTCGCCGGGCCGCACCTGGGAGGCGTTGGCGCGCACCGCGCTGCCGCTGCTGTCGCCCGGCGACGTGCTCGACATCGCCTCCGGCGACGGCGTGCTGGCCGAATTGCTGGCCCCGCATGCGCATCGCTATGTCTGCATCGATTCCAGCCAGCGCGTAGTCGCCGCCGCCAGCGAGCGCCTGCGCCGCTTCGCCAACGTGGACGTGCGCGAAGGCGACATGCATGCGCTGCCGTTCAAGGACGGCAGTTTCGACCTGGTGGTGCTGATGCACGCGCTGACCTATGCCGACAAGCCGGCGCAGGCGGTGGCGGAAGCCGCGCGCGTGCTGCGCAAGGGCGGCCGCCTGCTGCTGTCCAGCCTGGCCAAGCACGAGCACCGCAGCGCGGTGGAAGCCTATGGCCACCAGAACCTGGGCTTCAGCGAGAAGGAACTGCGCAAGTTCGCCGACAAGGCCGGGCTCACCATCGCCAGCAGCGAAACCGTGACCCGCGAAAAGCGCCCGCCGCATTTCGAGGTGATCTCGCTGATCGGGATCAAGCCATGA